A region from the Deltaproteobacteria bacterium genome encodes:
- a CDS encoding ABC transporter substrate-binding protein, with product MMLGIILCLVAVLGWYSTFVASAVAATQLDPVTVGYASFSGHYTPMWIAVEDGLGKKYGIDLKAVYAGRMRPQQLLMSGDVPIVIATGSGALTSHIVGAKDQVIVANFMNKVGGAIYSKPEIKSPEDLRGKTIGVGRAGSISDSIIRYVLRAKLGLVPDRDVKLLVVGEPALGLQTLERGIVDAAPLNMPLNLSAKKLGFRELVNYEKLGITYPSNTVTTLRQTVVKNPELIERFLKTLIEGLYIFKTQKEKSLAVMRKNLRGAADEILEETYQNTLAEMELVPTPLLSVIRSGLDILSLQYPQAKQTDANAIFDASFVRRIEQSGFFSGLSRR from the coding sequence ATGATGCTTGGAATCATTCTCTGTCTTGTAGCTGTCCTTGGCTGGTATTCGACTTTCGTCGCGAGCGCCGTCGCGGCAACGCAATTGGATCCTGTCACAGTCGGCTACGCTTCCTTCTCCGGCCATTACACGCCGATGTGGATCGCCGTGGAGGACGGCCTCGGCAAGAAATACGGCATCGATCTCAAAGCGGTTTACGCCGGCCGAATGCGGCCGCAGCAGTTGCTGATGAGCGGCGATGTGCCGATCGTCATCGCCACCGGCAGCGGCGCGCTGACTTCGCACATCGTCGGCGCCAAGGATCAAGTGATCGTCGCCAACTTCATGAACAAAGTCGGCGGCGCGATCTATTCAAAGCCGGAGATCAAAAGTCCTGAAGATTTGCGCGGCAAGACCATCGGCGTCGGCCGCGCCGGTTCGATCTCCGATTCGATCATCAGATATGTTTTGCGCGCGAAGCTGGGACTGGTTCCCGACCGCGACGTAAAGCTTTTGGTCGTCGGCGAACCCGCGCTCGGTTTGCAAACCTTGGAGCGCGGCATCGTCGACGCCGCGCCGCTTAACATGCCGCTCAATTTGAGCGCCAAGAAGTTGGGTTTTCGCGAGCTGGTCAATTACGAAAAGCTCGGCATCACGTATCCGTCTAACACGGTTACGACGTTGCGCCAGACAGTCGTGAAAAATCCTGAGCTGATCGAGCGTTTCCTGAAAACTCTGATCGAAGGACTGTATATTTTTAAAACTCAGAAAGAGAAGAGCCTGGCGGTCATGCGCAAGAACCTGCGCGGCGCGGCCGACGAGATTCTTGAAGAGACCTATCAGAACACGCTCGCTGAGATGGAGCTGGTGCCGACGCCTTTGCTGTCAGTGATCCGCAGCGGTTTGGATATTCTTTCGTTGCAGTATCCGCAAGCCAAGCAGACCGATGCCAATGCAATCTTCGACGCGTCGTTCGTGCGGCGCATTGAGCAAA
- a CDS encoding MutL protein — translation MNPLAILIDFGSTFTKVTAVDLTRAQVIGRSQSPSTVSTDVREGLLRALTLLHEKHSIFDAQPKDLSMLAGNKVLASSSAAGGLRIAVVGNVPGLTVEAANQAALGAGAKIVGSTAFKLSDDKIKEIEALRPDMILLTGGVDGGDSETILHNARLLARSMLSVSIVVAGNSAVTDQVAAELKQHGKEAIVVDNVMPKAGKLAVEAAREAIREIFMARITHAKGLDALTGMVPVVLPTPMAVLQGVRIGADGTGEEKGWGDMLVVDVGGATTDVHSIGYGQPQGENVIAQGLAESYAKRTVEGDLGIRFNAATIVGRVGLDKLLDDLRDGFPDAVVEREQLNDYIEQITQETGTVPLEKWHIAADAVLANNAVTIAVERHVGRRERVVAREGEAWVHYGKDMRDTRTLIGIGGVFVHNPHAGYILAQRSDADRHGVQALRPRDPQLFLDSSYLLYAVGLLSETMPQVALQLFKRYIAPVATRT, via the coding sequence ATGAACCCACTCGCCATCCTCATCGATTTCGGCAGCACGTTTACCAAGGTCACGGCTGTCGATTTGACTCGGGCGCAAGTCATTGGCCGGAGCCAATCGCCTTCGACGGTGTCGACCGACGTGCGCGAAGGGTTGCTGCGCGCGCTGACGTTGCTGCACGAAAAGCATTCTATATTCGACGCGCAGCCGAAAGATTTGTCGATGCTCGCCGGCAATAAAGTTTTGGCTTCGAGCAGCGCGGCGGGAGGTTTGCGCATTGCGGTTGTCGGCAACGTTCCCGGCTTGACCGTCGAAGCGGCGAATCAAGCGGCGCTCGGCGCCGGCGCCAAGATCGTCGGCTCCACCGCGTTCAAGCTCAGCGATGACAAGATTAAAGAGATCGAAGCGCTTCGCCCCGACATGATCCTGCTGACCGGTGGCGTCGACGGCGGCGATAGCGAAACTATTTTGCACAACGCTCGTCTGTTGGCGCGCTCAATGCTTTCGGTGTCGATTGTCGTCGCGGGCAATTCAGCCGTCACCGACCAAGTTGCCGCTGAATTGAAACAACATGGCAAAGAAGCGATCGTCGTCGATAACGTCATGCCCAAAGCGGGCAAGCTGGCGGTGGAAGCGGCGCGCGAAGCGATTCGGGAAATTTTTATGGCCCGGATCACCCACGCGAAGGGGCTCGACGCGTTGACCGGCATGGTGCCGGTGGTTTTGCCGACGCCGATGGCGGTGCTGCAAGGAGTGCGCATCGGCGCCGACGGCACGGGCGAGGAAAAAGGCTGGGGCGACATGTTGGTCGTCGACGTCGGCGGCGCGACCACTGACGTTCATTCCATCGGCTACGGTCAGCCGCAGGGTGAAAACGTCATCGCTCAAGGATTGGCTGAGTCCTATGCGAAACGAACCGTCGAAGGCGATCTGGGAATTCGTTTCAACGCCGCGACAATTGTTGGGCGCGTCGGCTTGGACAAACTGCTCGACGATTTGCGCGATGGATTTCCCGATGCCGTCGTCGAGCGCGAACAGCTAAACGACTACATCGAACAGATCACCCAAGAGACCGGCACGGTGCCGCTGGAAAAGTGGCACATCGCCGCGGACGCGGTGCTGGCCAATAACGCCGTCACCATCGCCGTCGAGCGCCACGTCGGCCGGCGCGAGCGCGTGGTCGCGCGCGAAGGCGAGGCGTGGGTGCATTATGGCAAAGACATGCGCGACACGCGCACGTTAATCGGCATCGGCGGCGTCTTCGTGCACAATCCCCACGCCGGTTACATCCTAGCCCAGCGCTCGGACGCCGATCGGCACGGCGTGCAAGCGCTACGGCCGCGCGATCCGCAATTATTTTTGGATTCGTCTTACTTACTTTACGCCGTTGGGCTTTTGTCGGAGACGATGCCGCAGGTGGCGTTGCAATTATTCAAGCGCTATATCGCGCCGGTGGCGACGCGAACATAG
- a CDS encoding ABC transporter substrate-binding protein: MLDGKLRIAPTCYHMLHQVPVRTAHEMNFFYDEGLKNDSGSHAYELLTDSMVPFGLEKLGISQAMKEKSVDIALDVQSRTVFYQRARGADLYIIAGWRNQHTNVWVAPPHIKSLAELKGKRVGISDYNSIRHWAIQIQLVKAGLNLEKDVEWVRLGVASQLHVEAIRSGRVECAPVPPWYAEDLLKEGCNILVSPADQYPDGRPERIIAATGKILEERPDMVKAFLKGMIRSYWFVRDMPRNYEYINRLEKRLRLSSPDPEERANPHARSLRDLEAMPFPLNGRATGFADMLKEEERLGELNYNVPAIKDVVAQDLVDEAFKELRGRKELDEEFQRLKTVETRWGY; encoded by the coding sequence ATGCTTGATGGAAAACTGCGCATTGCGCCGACTTGTTATCATATGCTGCATCAAGTGCCGGTGCGGACGGCACATGAGATGAACTTTTTTTACGACGAAGGTTTGAAGAACGACAGCGGCTCCCATGCCTATGAGCTGCTCACCGATTCCATGGTGCCGTTCGGTTTGGAAAAGCTCGGCATCTCCCAGGCGATGAAAGAAAAGTCGGTGGACATCGCCTTGGACGTGCAGTCGCGCACGGTGTTCTATCAGCGCGCGCGCGGCGCCGATCTCTACATCATCGCCGGCTGGCGCAACCAACATACCAACGTCTGGGTGGCGCCGCCGCATATCAAGTCGCTGGCGGAACTCAAAGGCAAGCGCGTCGGCATCAGCGACTACAACAGCATTCGCCACTGGGCGATTCAGATTCAGTTGGTCAAAGCCGGGTTGAATCTAGAGAAGGATGTCGAGTGGGTGCGCCTCGGCGTGGCCTCCCAACTGCATGTCGAAGCGATCCGCAGCGGCCGGGTCGAATGCGCGCCGGTGCCGCCGTGGTACGCCGAAGATTTGCTCAAAGAAGGCTGCAACATTTTGGTCTCGCCGGCGGATCAATATCCCGACGGCCGTCCCGAACGGATCATCGCGGCGACTGGGAAAATCCTCGAAGAGCGGCCGGATATGGTCAAAGCCTTTCTCAAAGGCATGATCCGTTCCTACTGGTTCGTGCGCGACATGCCGAGGAACTACGAGTACATCAACCGGCTCGAAAAGCGCTTGCGCTTGTCGAGCCCGGACCCAGAGGAGCGCGCCAACCCCCATGCCCGCAGCCTGCGCGATTTGGAAGCGATGCCGTTTCCACTCAACGGCCGCGCCACTGGCTTCGCAGACATGCTCAAAGAGGAAGAGCGGTTGGGCGAGCTTAACTATAACGTCCCCGCGATCAAGGACGTTGTCGCGCAGGATCTGGTCGACGAAGCGTTTAAAGAGCTGCGCGGCCGCAAAGAATTAGACGAAGAGTTTCAGCGCCTCAAAACCGTTGAGACGCGCTGGGGATATTAG
- a CDS encoding extracellular solute-binding protein has protein sequence MRGMIGVIVSGQIALAASAYAQVSDPKIVEAAKKEGGEIEAYVTLRTDTAQNVWKLFESKYPFLRVKQYKADSDKMLQRLMTEYRAKKYLVDVLNFGGGFHTQVLIEQGIAGSYLSPESKNFAPAFKDKNGLWTTLYYNPMTIIYNTKLIPASERPRDWPDLAHPKYKGRLAVEQEQVTWYAGMMKRYGAEKGKQLMQALSKHEPRSESSARGNALLAAGEFAVYIGRGHAAEMLKKKGAPVDWIKNPDPLVVQPATLQIAKRPPHPNSAKLLIDFMLSDQVAELLAREQRLPGRSNVAGLDPAFKEINAEKILPLAMEEVQVSYKKYLDEFRNYFGK, from the coding sequence ATGCGTGGGATGATTGGCGTGATCGTAAGTGGGCAGATTGCCTTGGCGGCGAGCGCTTACGCGCAGGTTAGCGATCCGAAGATTGTCGAGGCGGCGAAGAAAGAGGGCGGCGAGATCGAAGCTTACGTGACGTTGCGCACGGATACGGCGCAGAACGTTTGGAAGCTGTTCGAAAGCAAATATCCATTTCTCCGGGTCAAGCAGTACAAGGCCGACAGCGATAAGATGTTGCAGCGCTTGATGACCGAGTACCGCGCCAAAAAATATTTAGTCGACGTGCTCAACTTTGGCGGTGGGTTTCATACGCAAGTGTTGATCGAGCAGGGCATCGCCGGTTCTTATCTTTCGCCGGAGAGCAAGAACTTTGCGCCGGCGTTCAAGGACAAGAACGGTTTGTGGACGACGCTCTATTACAATCCGATGACGATCATCTACAACACCAAGTTGATTCCCGCCAGCGAGCGGCCGCGGGATTGGCCCGATCTCGCCCATCCGAAATACAAAGGACGGCTGGCGGTGGAACAGGAGCAAGTAACCTGGTACGCCGGCATGATGAAGCGCTACGGCGCGGAGAAGGGCAAGCAGCTCATGCAAGCGTTGTCGAAGCATGAACCGCGCTCGGAATCTTCAGCCCGCGGCAATGCGTTGCTCGCCGCCGGTGAGTTCGCCGTCTACATCGGCCGCGGCCACGCCGCCGAGATGCTCAAGAAAAAAGGCGCGCCGGTGGACTGGATCAAGAATCCCGATCCGCTGGTGGTGCAGCCGGCGACGTTGCAGATCGCCAAGCGTCCGCCTCATCCCAACTCGGCCAAGCTTTTGATCGACTTCATGCTCTCCGACCAGGTCGCCGAGTTGTTGGCGCGCGAACAGCGGCTACCGGGCCGCAGCAACGTCGCCGGTTTGGACCCGGCGTTCAAAGAGATCAACGCGGAGAAGATCCTGCCGTTGGCGATGGAAGAAGTGCAGGTCAGTTATAAAAAATATCTCGACGAGTTCAGAAATTATTTTGGCAAGTAG
- a CDS encoding ABC transporter substrate-binding protein, protein MDGRKCFGSILLFVPVLLVGFDAFGAARLEPLTVGYSNITATYAPLWIVVEEHVGLKYGLDLKAIYAGRVRPQQQLATGEVPIVIASGTGTMTSHIVGIKDQVLVATITNKIGTSLFAKPEIKSVEDLKGKTIATGRPAAFLDATVRYVLRSKFGLIPDRDVKLLPTGEPFLGLQALERGDVDSALVHRPQRWISRTRKLR, encoded by the coding sequence ATGGATGGGCGAAAGTGTTTTGGTTCGATTTTGCTGTTCGTTCCTGTGTTGCTTGTGGGCTTCGATGCCTTTGGCGCCGCGCGACTCGAACCTTTGACTGTTGGCTATTCGAATATCACGGCGACCTACGCGCCGCTTTGGATCGTGGTCGAGGAGCATGTTGGGCTTAAGTACGGTTTGGATTTGAAGGCGATTTATGCCGGCCGGGTGCGGCCGCAGCAGCAGCTCGCTACCGGCGAGGTGCCCATCGTCATTGCCTCGGGCACCGGCACGATGACTTCTCACATCGTGGGAATCAAGGATCAGGTGTTGGTCGCGACGATCACCAACAAAATTGGCACATCGCTATTCGCCAAGCCGGAAATCAAAAGCGTTGAAGATCTGAAAGGCAAGACCATCGCCACTGGCCGGCCGGCGGCGTTTTTGGATGCCACGGTGAGATATGTTTTGCGCAGCAAGTTCGGACTTATTCCCGACCGGGACGTGAAGTTGCTGCCCACTGGCGAACCTTTTCTCGGCTTGCAAGCGTTGGAACGCGGCGATGTCGATTCCGCACTTGTTCATCGCCCGCAACGCTGGATTTCACGAACTCGCAAGCTTCGATAA
- a CDS encoding ABC transporter substrate-binding protein translates to MANRNMLVEKLHAALFVVLAFLFTTSRLFAATKLEPVTIGYSTFAGAFAPLWVAVEEHLGAKYGLDVRAIYAGRVRPQQLLASGDVPFVLATGTGAMTSHIVGVKDQVMVATITNKVGSAIFSRQNIKSVEELKGKLVATGRPGAFQDVMTRYVLQSRFGLVPDRDVKFMPTGEPALAIQVLERGVVDAAGMSAPYMFVARKMGFREIANYDNLGVTYPYSTVTVLRPLLTKQPELIEKVLKCLIEGTHIIKTDKQKGMAVLAKYQRGSSDEILDATYQHTVATLDEAPHPTLAVFKNALEMLTPQFPQAKQADVSAMVDGSFMKKIDDSGFIRGLYNRK, encoded by the coding sequence ATGGCAAATCGAAACATGCTTGTAGAAAAACTCCACGCTGCGCTATTCGTCGTTCTCGCTTTCTTATTCACAACGTCGCGTCTATTCGCCGCGACCAAGCTCGAACCGGTGACCATCGGCTATTCCACTTTCGCGGGCGCTTTCGCGCCGTTGTGGGTGGCGGTGGAGGAGCACTTGGGCGCTAAGTATGGTTTAGATGTGCGGGCGATTTACGCGGGACGGGTGCGGCCGCAACAATTACTTGCCAGCGGCGATGTGCCGTTCGTTTTGGCCACCGGCACCGGCGCCATGACTTCGCATATCGTCGGCGTCAAAGATCAGGTGATGGTGGCGACCATCACGAATAAAGTAGGCTCGGCAATTTTTTCCCGCCAGAACATCAAGAGCGTCGAAGAGTTGAAAGGCAAACTCGTCGCCACCGGCCGGCCCGGCGCGTTTCAAGATGTCATGACCCGCTATGTGCTGCAGAGCCGGTTCGGCTTGGTGCCGGATCGCGACGTGAAGTTCATGCCCACCGGCGAGCCGGCGCTGGCGATTCAAGTGCTAGAGCGCGGCGTGGTCGACGCGGCGGGGATGTCGGCGCCGTATATGTTCGTCGCGCGCAAGATGGGGTTTCGCGAGATCGCCAACTACGACAATCTTGGCGTGACCTATCCTTACTCGACGGTGACGGTACTGCGGCCGCTCTTGACCAAACAGCCGGAGTTGATCGAGAAAGTTTTGAAGTGTTTGATCGAAGGCACGCACATCATCAAAACCGACAAGCAGAAAGGCATGGCGGTTTTGGCCAAGTATCAGCGCGGCAGCAGCGACGAAATCCTCGACGCGACCTACCAGCACACCGTGGCGACGCTGGACGAAGCGCCGCATCCGACGTTGGCGGTATTTAAAAATGCTCTGGAAATGTTGACGCCGCAATTTCCCCAGGCGAAGCAGGCCGATGTGAGCGCCATGGTCGATGGCTCGTTTATGAAGAAGATTGACGATAGCGGGTTTATTAGGGGGCTTTATAATCGGAAGTAG
- a CDS encoding MBL fold metallo-hydrolase — protein sequence MAQTNDNIFRVTLLGTGAPPPRLDRFGPSTLVEVGGQKFIFDAGRGAMQRLHQLAIPFSDINGLFLTHHHSDHVVGFPDLWLTGWIGRPWGMRAQPLAVYGPVGTRQMMEHLPLAFHVDIRVRSKSYQSDGVQLAPQEISEGVVFDGDGVKISAFEVDHGGEELPAFGYRIDYQNRAVVLSGDTTFNENLIRHAQGVDLLVHEVTAVAGGAAEDPKQLKRIGANHTTPEQAGEVFARTKPKLAVYNHLLLFGSATAQDLIPATRKRYDGPLLVGEDLLQIDIGAEIQTKQVSAKG from the coding sequence ATGGCGCAAACCAATGACAATATTTTTCGCGTGACGCTTCTCGGCACCGGCGCGCCGCCGCCGCGCTTGGATCGCTTCGGACCGAGCACGCTGGTGGAAGTCGGCGGGCAAAAATTTATTTTCGACGCCGGCCGAGGCGCCATGCAGCGGCTGCATCAGCTGGCCATTCCGTTCAGCGACATCAACGGATTGTTTCTAACCCACCATCATTCGGATCATGTCGTCGGATTTCCCGATCTCTGGTTGACCGGTTGGATCGGCCGGCCTTGGGGCATGCGCGCTCAGCCGCTGGCGGTTTACGGACCGGTGGGGACGCGGCAGATGATGGAGCATCTGCCGCTGGCGTTTCACGTCGATATTCGCGTGCGCAGTAAAAGTTATCAATCGGATGGGGTGCAGTTGGCGCCGCAGGAAATTTCCGAAGGCGTGGTCTTCGACGGCGATGGCGTCAAGATCAGCGCCTTCGAAGTCGATCACGGCGGCGAGGAATTACCGGCCTTCGGTTACCGTATCGATTACCAAAATCGCGCGGTGGTGTTGTCGGGCGATACCACATTCAATGAAAACTTGATTCGCCATGCCCAAGGCGTCGATCTCTTGGTTCATGAAGTGACGGCGGTGGCCGGCGGCGCCGCGGAAGATCCCAAGCAATTGAAAAGAATCGGCGCCAACCACACGACCCCCGAGCAAGCCGGCGAAGTCTTCGCCCGGACAAAACCGAAACTGGCGGTTTACAATCATTTGCTCTTGTTCGGTAGCGCGACGGCGCAGGACTTGATCCCGGCGACGCGAAAAAGATATGACGGACCGTTGCTGGTCGGCGAAGATTTACTGCAAATCGATATCGGAGCAGAGATTCAGACAAAGCAAGTTTCGGCCAAAGGTTAG
- a CDS encoding ABC transporter substrate-binding protein, with product MFLLILWFLLPLTLADAADKIRLAVPDVGGQFITFPLAQKLGLLKQEGIDGEIVLIRGNAALAALTSGDIDYTVGIPQGIRGALAGLPLKIVACFEPSSTLLLLSHARVKTLSDLAGKTIAVGAVNGAPTRIARMILQQAKLNPDKEIKFLSVGAAQARLALMKQGLADGAMVPPPFDVEGKKLGYIVLARTHELLSFPQSGLAIHAKRLKDKPDEIKRMIKAGIKANGYIRSNRDGTIKFLMEWQRAGAEIAAATYDSIWRVYNADGGIPMDGLGLVVQDTKELLELKQATLVSDFVDLSALRAAQTELGIKFK from the coding sequence ATGTTCCTACTAATTCTCTGGTTTTTGCTGCCGTTAACGTTGGCGGACGCAGCGGATAAAATTCGCTTGGCGGTGCCGGACGTGGGCGGGCAATTTATTACTTTTCCATTGGCGCAAAAGCTCGGTTTGCTCAAACAGGAAGGCATCGATGGCGAGATCGTGCTCATTCGCGGCAACGCGGCGTTGGCCGCGCTGACCAGCGGCGATATCGACTACACGGTGGGCATTCCGCAAGGCATTCGCGGCGCGCTCGCCGGCTTGCCGCTGAAGATCGTCGCTTGTTTCGAGCCGTCGTCGACGTTGCTGCTGTTGAGCCACGCCAGAGTGAAAACGCTTAGCGATCTCGCCGGCAAGACCATCGCTGTGGGCGCGGTCAACGGCGCGCCGACGCGCATCGCCCGGATGATTCTCCAACAAGCCAAGCTCAATCCCGATAAGGAGATCAAATTTCTGTCGGTGGGCGCGGCCCAGGCGCGCTTGGCGTTGATGAAACAAGGATTGGCCGACGGCGCGATGGTGCCGCCGCCCTTCGATGTCGAGGGGAAAAAGCTCGGCTACATAGTGCTCGCGCGCACTCATGAGCTGCTGAGCTTTCCGCAGAGCGGTCTGGCGATTCACGCCAAGCGGCTAAAGGACAAACCGGACGAGATCAAAAGAATGATCAAAGCCGGCATCAAGGCCAACGGTTATATTCGCAGCAATCGCGACGGCACGATCAAGTTTCTCATGGAATGGCAGCGCGCCGGCGCGGAGATCGCCGCGGCGACTTACGACTCGATCTGGCGGGTTTACAACGCCGACGGTGGGATTCCGATGGACGGGCTTGGCTTGGTCGTGCAGGACACCAAGGAATTGCTCGAACTCAAACAAGCTACGCTCGTCAGCGACTTTGTCGATCTGTCCGCGTTACGCGCGGCGCAAACGGAGCTTGGCATCAAATTCAAATAA
- a CDS encoding ABC transporter substrate-binding protein: MKICQVATCITIAAICFASLSLQAQEKKLDKLRVGGGSASAAQMSIWFAKEGNFYEKHGLNVEVISIPGSSLAIQAMLSGELPIIQAGGAGPIQAALSGTDTVILATIVKKFNWWIYGQANIARMEDLKGKVFGVTRFGTQSDLASRIALRKAGLEPDRDVTMVQTGGPAETVTAMAAGRVNAAAISPPATLQAKRLKLRDLMDLTGLDVEYHVNGVVTTRRYLKANEDIARRFLRAYIEGAVRGMKDRAFAIKTMGKYFRTEDKEVLDETYELSIKNGFTVPPYPAGIPGLLQDLERTTPKAKGAKPEDFFDNRLVRELDQSGFVKSLLAAK; the protein is encoded by the coding sequence ATGAAGATTTGCCAAGTCGCAACTTGCATTACTATTGCCGCGATTTGTTTTGCTTCGCTTTCGTTACAGGCGCAAGAGAAAAAACTCGACAAGCTTCGTGTCGGCGGCGGCTCGGCGTCGGCGGCGCAGATGTCGATTTGGTTCGCCAAGGAAGGAAATTTTTACGAGAAGCACGGACTCAACGTCGAGGTGATCAGCATTCCCGGCAGCTCACTGGCGATCCAAGCGATGCTTTCCGGCGAGCTGCCGATCATTCAAGCCGGCGGCGCCGGGCCGATTCAAGCCGCGCTATCGGGAACCGACACGGTGATTCTTGCGACTATCGTGAAAAAATTTAACTGGTGGATTTACGGCCAGGCGAACATCGCGCGCATGGAGGATTTGAAAGGCAAAGTTTTCGGCGTGACGCGCTTCGGCACCCAGTCCGATCTGGCATCGCGCATCGCGCTACGCAAGGCGGGTCTCGAGCCGGACCGCGACGTGACCATGGTGCAGACCGGCGGGCCGGCGGAAACCGTGACGGCGATGGCCGCGGGCAGGGTCAACGCGGCGGCGATCAGTCCGCCAGCGACGCTGCAAGCCAAGCGCTTGAAGTTGAGAGACTTGATGGATCTGACCGGACTCGACGTCGAGTATCACGTCAACGGCGTGGTGACGACGCGGCGCTATTTAAAAGCCAACGAAGACATCGCCCGGCGCTTTCTGCGCGCTTATATCGAAGGCGCGGTGCGTGGCATGAAAGACCGCGCCTTCGCGATCAAGACCATGGGTAAATATTTTCGCACCGAAGATAAAGAAGTGCTCGACGAAACCTATGAGTTGAGCATCAAGAACGGCTTCACCGTGCCGCCCTATCCGGCGGGGATTCCCGGATTGCTGCAGGATTTAGAAAGAACCACGCCCAAAGCGAAGGGCGCCAAGCCCGAAGATTTTTTCGACAACCGCTTGGTGCGCGAGCTCGATCAGAGCGGCTTCGTGAAATCGCTGTTGGCCGCGAAGTGA